The following are from one region of the Papaver somniferum cultivar HN1 unplaced genomic scaffold, ASM357369v1 unplaced-scaffold_132, whole genome shotgun sequence genome:
- the LOC113332898 gene encoding uncharacterized protein LOC113332898 yields MKGKKRERQFWRASNKFWASLFGFVTSLRRPPNQAALEAPHFSFFFFLSFYQKHLFLENPRILGLVSNSKPYLLHIFNSLLFTLLLLLLVVSSKGNTIVCGLRNGATVTVDVRKKQGVSTGLPILVVHFMVHRVVIHRYFLGKCLRRVGCSGLLLRELWYLQLAVTTEIKLGQVRNECIIWPVRKNILGSHFPFDVLPSVA; encoded by the exons ATGAAG GGGAAAAAAAGAGAGCGGCAATTTTGGCGCGCTAGTAACAAGTTTTGGGCTTCTCTGTTCGGCTTCGTCACATCTCTCCGCAGACCGCCAAACCAAGCAGCTTTGGAAGCTCcgcatttttctttcttcttttttctttctttttatcagaAACATCTTTTTCTTGAAAACCCCAGAATCTTAGGCCTGGTTTCTAACTCAAAACCTTACCTTCTTCATATTTTCAACTCTCTGCTTTTCACTTTATTGCTGTTGCTCCTCGTGGTTTCATCTAAG GGAAATACCATTGTATGTGGATTAAGAAATGGAGCAACTGTGACAGTTGATGTTCGCAAGAAACAGGGAGTTTCTACCGGACTTCCTATTCTTGTTGTACACTTCATGGTGCATCGAGTAGTAATCCACAGATATTTTCTAGGCAAATGTTTGAG AAGAGTGGGATGCTCGGGGTTGCTGCTACGGGAGCTTTGGTATCTGCAGCTAGCAGTAACAACGGAGATAAAATTGGGACAAGTGCGAAACGAATGTATCATTTGGCCTGTAAGAAAGAACATATTAGGATCACATTTCCCTTTTGATGTTTTACCTTCTGTTGCTTAG